A stretch of Lathyrus oleraceus cultivar Zhongwan6 chromosome 6, CAAS_Psat_ZW6_1.0, whole genome shotgun sequence DNA encodes these proteins:
- the LOC127095923 gene encoding uncharacterized protein LOC127095923, protein MRGRLNALKIGAILNSYSVARMKNLLTMQSRGIFSFFIFFDLSKTSFSVNISSVASLDHSTSDPLNQLIAQITQLLFKINAYQCIANKGKKCVNQDSVTVWEVSGVDMLAKT, encoded by the exons ATGCGTGGAAGGTTAAATGCTCTAAAAATTGGTGCCATTCTCAACTCGTATTCAGTAGCTCGAATGAAGAATCTCTTAACAATGCAATCTCGCGGCATTTTCTCTTTTTTCATCTTCTTCGATCTTTCCAAAACTTCCTTTTCAGTTAACATTTCCTCCGTCGCTTCTCTCGATCACTCCACTTCAGATCCACTGAATCAG CTTATAGCACAAATAACACAACTGCTTTTCAAAATAAATGCTTATCAATGTATAGCCAACAAGGGTAAGAAGTGTGTGAACCAAGATTCAGTGACAGTTTGGGAGGTATCAG GGGTTGACATGTTGGCGAAGACTTAG
- the LOC127095922 gene encoding putative wall-associated receptor kinase-like 16 isoform X2, with protein sequence MMKHDVLMVTALAMVVRVVALAADTCNEIRTCGDVEIPYPFGIYNNNNPDCFSGRRLIKLNCTDKFEILAGNIPVLNINTSTSQIELLLTVSKYCGKDNKNKPRLTISSYTISSKDNKFLTVGNNSFGNLNTYRDANHSYSTGCLTRSFGDPRSIDNGTCSGIGCCQVDIPPQMRNITIEARNFNRSSKSCSYSFVVKNGNYTFSSTHLSQGFPKKLPVIFDLTIGEENCTSAKNYGVNYGCKNNSKCDDEDTDYGYRCKCNLGYEGNPYHPIGCTDVNECENDTHECKTKANCRNTDGNHTCFCPKGSSGDGTLNGGCQENANRIVLPTVLGAGAVFIVLFVMIIFYLINQKRKLTKLKEKFYKQNGGSILEQKLGQRQDSSSSQIAHIFKENELRKATNNFDESLIIGRGGYGTVFKGELEDNRIVAIKKSKTIDESQIEQFINEVDVVSQINHRNVVKLLGCCLETEVPLLVYEFVSNGTLSDFIHTEIGKVNNVSWKTRLKIAAEVAGALSYLHSAASIPIIHRDVKSDNILLDETNTAKVSDFGASRLVPIDQLEVATMVQGTIGYLDPEYMQTSQLTEKSDVYSFGVVLVELLTGEKPFSFGRAEDRRSLSMHFLSCLKKDNVFEVIQDGMLNEENEQEIKEVAVLAAKCLRLRGEERPSMKEVAMELEGMRLMDKHSWINEDVNIEESRYLLHESSSSIYELGDSSKQDYGYDSLKDHVLIALDDGR encoded by the exons ATGATGAAGCATGATGTGTTGATGGTTACTGCATTAGCCATGGTGGTAAGAGTAGTTGCACTTGCAGCTGATACCTGCAATGAGATTCGCACTTGCGGAGATGTAGAAATTCCATATCCTTTTGGcatatacaacaacaacaacccgGACTGTTTCTCGGGTCGAAGATTAATTAAGCTCAACTGCACTGATAAATTCGAAATTCTTGCGGGTAACATACCAGTATTAAACATAAACACCTCCACATCTCAAATTGAATTGTTGTTAACTGTCTCCAAGTATTGTGGCAAGGATAATAAAAATAAACCCAGGCTTACCATAAGTTCTTATACCATTTCAAGCAAAGATAACAAGTTCCTAACTGTTGGTAATAACAGTTTTGGTAATCTTAACACTTACAGAGATGCAAACCATAGCTACTCAACAGGGTGCTTAACAAGATCTTTCGGTGATCCAAGATCGATTGATAATGGAACATGTTCGGGTATAGGGTGTTGCCAAGTTGATATTCCTCCTCAAATGAGGAATATAACTATAGAAGCTAGAAATTTTAATCGATCTTCGAAATCTTGTAGCTATTCATTTGTTGTCAAGAATGGTAACTATACTTTTTCTTCCACACATTTATCACAAGGTTTCCCTAAGAAACTACCTGTCATTTTTGACTTGACCATTGGTGAGGAAAACTGCACTTCTGCCAAGAATTATGGAGTCAACTATGGGTGCAAGAACAATAGCAAATGTGATGATGAGGACACAGATTATGGTTATCGATGCAAATGCAATCTAGGCTATGAAGGAAATCCTTATCACCCCATTGGCTGCACAG ACGTTAACGAATGTGAAAACGACACACATGAATGCAAAACTAAAGCAAATTGTAGGAACACTGATGGGAATCACACATGTTTCTGTCCAAAGGGATCTTCTGGAGATGGAACATTGAATGGAGGGTGTCAAGAAAATGCAAATAGAATAGTACTACCTACTGTCCTTG GAGCAGGAGCAGTATTTATTGTTCTGTTTGTGATGATAATTTTCTATTTAATaaaccaaaaaaggaaacttACCAAATTGAAAGAGAAATTCTATAAGCAGAATGGAGGTTCTATTTTGGAACAGAAACTTGGTCAAAGACAAGACTCATCATCATCTCAAATAGCTCATATTTTCAAAGAAAATGAACTAAGGAAAGCCACAAACAACTTTGATGAGAGCTTAATCATAGGCAGAGGAGGTTATGGTACAGTTTTCAAAGGGGAACTAGAAGATAATAGAATTGTTGCTATCAAAAAGTCCAAAACAATAGATGAAAGCCAAATCGAGCAATTCATTAACGAGGTGGATGTTGTCTCTCAAATAAACCACAGAAATGTGGTCAAACTCTTGGGGTGTTGTCTAGAAACAGAAGTTCCTTTGTTGGTTTATGAATTTGTTTCCAATGGCACCCTTTCTGATTTTATACACACAGAAATAGGTAAGGTGAATAATGTATCTTGGAAAACTCGTCTTAAGATCGCAGCCGAGGTAGCTGGAGCTTTGTCATATCTACATTCAGCCGCCTCAATACCTATTATCCACAGAGATGTCAAGAGTGATAACATTCTCTTAGATGAAACCAACACTGCTAAAGTATCTGATTTTGGAGCTTCAAGATTGGTTCCTATTGACCAACTAGAAGTAGCAACAATGGTGCAAGGAACTATTGGCTACTTAGATCCAGAGTATATGCAAACAAGCCAATTGACCGAGAAAAGTGATGTCTATAGTTTTGGAGTAGTTCTCGTGGAGCTGCTAACGGGGGAGAAGCCTTTTAGTTTTGGTAGGGCAGAAGACAGAAGAAGTCTTTCTATGCACTTTCTGTCTTGCTTGAAAAAAGATAATGTATTTGAAGTTATTCAAGATGGTATGTTGAATgaagaaaatgaacaagagatcAAGGAGGTAGCTGTTCTTGCGGCGAAGTGTTTGAGACTAAGAGGGGAGGAAAGACCAAGCATGAAGGAAGTGGCTATGGAATTGGAGGGAATGAGGTTAATGGATAAGCACTCTTGGATCAACGAAGACGTAAATATAGAAGAGAGTCGCTACTTGCTTCATGAATCATCTTCTAGCATTTATGAACTTGGTGATAGCAGTAAACAAGATTATGGGTATGACAGCTTGAAAGATCATGTATTGATTGCCTTGGATGATGGAAGATGA
- the LOC127095922 gene encoding putative wall-associated receptor kinase-like 16 isoform X1, whose product MMKHDVLMVTALAMVVRVVALAADTCNEIRTCGDVEIPYPFGIYNNNNPDCFSGRRLIKLNCTDKFEILAGNIPVLNINTSTSQIELLLTVSKYCGKDNKNKPRLTISSYTISSKDNKFLTVGNNSFGNLNTYRDANHSYSTGCLTRSFGDPRSIDNGTCSGIGCCQVDIPPQMRNITIEARNFNRSSKSCSYSFVVKNGNYTFSSTHLSQGFPKKLPVIFDLTIGEENCTSAKNYGVNYGCKNNSKCDDEDTDYGYRCKCNLGYEGNPYHPIGCTDVNECENDTHECKTKANCRNTDGNHTCFCPKGSSGDGTLNGGCQENANRIVLPTVLGKQQNTPNFILSSSFFQILCVFINYIYVILVLVQYILDAGAGAVFIVLFVMIIFYLINQKRKLTKLKEKFYKQNGGSILEQKLGQRQDSSSSQIAHIFKENELRKATNNFDESLIIGRGGYGTVFKGELEDNRIVAIKKSKTIDESQIEQFINEVDVVSQINHRNVVKLLGCCLETEVPLLVYEFVSNGTLSDFIHTEIGKVNNVSWKTRLKIAAEVAGALSYLHSAASIPIIHRDVKSDNILLDETNTAKVSDFGASRLVPIDQLEVATMVQGTIGYLDPEYMQTSQLTEKSDVYSFGVVLVELLTGEKPFSFGRAEDRRSLSMHFLSCLKKDNVFEVIQDGMLNEENEQEIKEVAVLAAKCLRLRGEERPSMKEVAMELEGMRLMDKHSWINEDVNIEESRYLLHESSSSIYELGDSSKQDYGYDSLKDHVLIALDDGR is encoded by the exons ATGATGAAGCATGATGTGTTGATGGTTACTGCATTAGCCATGGTGGTAAGAGTAGTTGCACTTGCAGCTGATACCTGCAATGAGATTCGCACTTGCGGAGATGTAGAAATTCCATATCCTTTTGGcatatacaacaacaacaacccgGACTGTTTCTCGGGTCGAAGATTAATTAAGCTCAACTGCACTGATAAATTCGAAATTCTTGCGGGTAACATACCAGTATTAAACATAAACACCTCCACATCTCAAATTGAATTGTTGTTAACTGTCTCCAAGTATTGTGGCAAGGATAATAAAAATAAACCCAGGCTTACCATAAGTTCTTATACCATTTCAAGCAAAGATAACAAGTTCCTAACTGTTGGTAATAACAGTTTTGGTAATCTTAACACTTACAGAGATGCAAACCATAGCTACTCAACAGGGTGCTTAACAAGATCTTTCGGTGATCCAAGATCGATTGATAATGGAACATGTTCGGGTATAGGGTGTTGCCAAGTTGATATTCCTCCTCAAATGAGGAATATAACTATAGAAGCTAGAAATTTTAATCGATCTTCGAAATCTTGTAGCTATTCATTTGTTGTCAAGAATGGTAACTATACTTTTTCTTCCACACATTTATCACAAGGTTTCCCTAAGAAACTACCTGTCATTTTTGACTTGACCATTGGTGAGGAAAACTGCACTTCTGCCAAGAATTATGGAGTCAACTATGGGTGCAAGAACAATAGCAAATGTGATGATGAGGACACAGATTATGGTTATCGATGCAAATGCAATCTAGGCTATGAAGGAAATCCTTATCACCCCATTGGCTGCACAG ACGTTAACGAATGTGAAAACGACACACATGAATGCAAAACTAAAGCAAATTGTAGGAACACTGATGGGAATCACACATGTTTCTGTCCAAAGGGATCTTCTGGAGATGGAACATTGAATGGAGGGTGTCAAGAAAATGCAAATAGAATAGTACTACCTACTGTCCTTGGTAAGCAACAAAACACACCTAATTTTATTTTATCTTCATCTTTTTTCCAAATCTTATGTGTGTTCATTAATTATATATATGTAATATTAGTTTTGGTTCAATATATTTTGGATGCAGGAGCAGGAGCAGTATTTATTGTTCTGTTTGTGATGATAATTTTCTATTTAATaaaccaaaaaaggaaacttACCAAATTGAAAGAGAAATTCTATAAGCAGAATGGAGGTTCTATTTTGGAACAGAAACTTGGTCAAAGACAAGACTCATCATCATCTCAAATAGCTCATATTTTCAAAGAAAATGAACTAAGGAAAGCCACAAACAACTTTGATGAGAGCTTAATCATAGGCAGAGGAGGTTATGGTACAGTTTTCAAAGGGGAACTAGAAGATAATAGAATTGTTGCTATCAAAAAGTCCAAAACAATAGATGAAAGCCAAATCGAGCAATTCATTAACGAGGTGGATGTTGTCTCTCAAATAAACCACAGAAATGTGGTCAAACTCTTGGGGTGTTGTCTAGAAACAGAAGTTCCTTTGTTGGTTTATGAATTTGTTTCCAATGGCACCCTTTCTGATTTTATACACACAGAAATAGGTAAGGTGAATAATGTATCTTGGAAAACTCGTCTTAAGATCGCAGCCGAGGTAGCTGGAGCTTTGTCATATCTACATTCAGCCGCCTCAATACCTATTATCCACAGAGATGTCAAGAGTGATAACATTCTCTTAGATGAAACCAACACTGCTAAAGTATCTGATTTTGGAGCTTCAAGATTGGTTCCTATTGACCAACTAGAAGTAGCAACAATGGTGCAAGGAACTATTGGCTACTTAGATCCAGAGTATATGCAAACAAGCCAATTGACCGAGAAAAGTGATGTCTATAGTTTTGGAGTAGTTCTCGTGGAGCTGCTAACGGGGGAGAAGCCTTTTAGTTTTGGTAGGGCAGAAGACAGAAGAAGTCTTTCTATGCACTTTCTGTCTTGCTTGAAAAAAGATAATGTATTTGAAGTTATTCAAGATGGTATGTTGAATgaagaaaatgaacaagagatcAAGGAGGTAGCTGTTCTTGCGGCGAAGTGTTTGAGACTAAGAGGGGAGGAAAGACCAAGCATGAAGGAAGTGGCTATGGAATTGGAGGGAATGAGGTTAATGGATAAGCACTCTTGGATCAACGAAGACGTAAATATAGAAGAGAGTCGCTACTTGCTTCATGAATCATCTTCTAGCATTTATGAACTTGGTGATAGCAGTAAACAAGATTATGGGTATGACAGCTTGAAAGATCATGTATTGATTGCCTTGGATGATGGAAGATGA
- the LOC127093830 gene encoding secreted RxLR effector protein 161-like codes for MMKKYEMSDLGLLHHFLGIEVYQDEYGVFICQKRYAENILKKFGMYDCKPIDIPLLVNEKLKKEDGGRLVDASVYRSLVGSLFYLTTSRLDLMCAASLLPRFMSKPSHLHLGAAKRVLRYVMGTMEHGIRFEKNSKLEAKGYYDSDCAGSIDDMKSTSVYVFNLGSGVISWCSKKQDTVAQSSTEADYLAAGLATQQSLWLRRILEDIGEKQEESLHLHCDNKSAIAMAKNPVYQTH; via the coding sequence atgatgaaaaaatatGAGATGAGTGATCTTGGCTTGTTGCATCATTTTCTTGGTATTGAGGTTTACCAAGATGAATATGGAGTTTTTATTTGTCAAAAGAGATATGCCgaaaatattttaaaaaagtTTGGCATGTATGACTGCAAACCTATTGATATTCCTTTATTGGTGAATGAAAAATTAAAGAAGGAAGATGGTGGAAGATTAGTAGATGCAAGCGTGTATAGAAGTTTGGTTGGAAGTTTGTTTTATCTTACAACCTCAAGGCTCGATTTAATGTGTGCTGCTAGTTTACTCCCAAGATTCATGAGTAAACCAAGTCATTTACATCTCGGGGCAGCAAAAAGAGTTCTAAGGTATGTCATGGGAACCATGGAGCATGGAATCAGATTCGAGAAGAATTCTAAACTTGAAGCTAAAGGCTATTATGATAGTGATTGTGCCGGAAGTATTGATGATATGAAGAGCACTTCAGTTTATGTATTCAACCTTGGTTCAGGTGTGATCTCTTGGTGCTCAAAGAAGCAAGATACTGTGGCACAATCTTCAACTGAAGCTGACTATTTAGCAGCTGGTTTGGCTACACAACAATCACTTTGGTTGAGAAGAATATTAGAAGATATTGGAGAGAAACAAGAGGAAAGTCTACATCTTCATTGTGACAATAAATCAGCTATTGCCATGGCAAAGAATCCTGTTTACCAGACACATTAA